One Lepisosteus oculatus isolate fLepOcu1 chromosome 4, fLepOcu1.hap2, whole genome shotgun sequence genomic window, tttgtatcctgcggccagcagaggaatcctactccgttgggcccctgagcgaggccctgaaccccagctgctccaggggtgctgtacagtggctgaccctgcactctgacccccagcttctctccctgtctgtgtgtctcatggagagcaagctggggtctgagaaaagacgaattcctaatcctaaagaaattgtatgtggctaataaagtgatgttatgttaggCTACATTAAAATATCTCTCAGTTCTCCGCACATCACTGGTCTCTAATACACAAATTCATGAGTTCAAAACCTGCGGGTAATTCGAAATACCGGCATCCATTTAATCACACTTCGAGAAAACAGTTCCAGCAAGATGTACATAAAGGAACACTGGTGTTTACCGTCAAGTCCTAAAGATaatgaaaaacttttttttatcacaTCATCTGTCTAAAGACAATCAACAGGTATTCACACATCCCGGACAAcgacaaatatttaattaaaaaaacatccttgTAAACCGGGGGTGGGGAACGTCCGGCCCGCGAAATCATTTGGTCTGGCCCTGCCAAGGCAACCGCAGGCGTAGAGCCcggcgataattcgataacgataattatcgcgatataattttcatcgatataattttaacaaaagtgcgATCAATGTTCATGCTTTACACATGATACATGCATGCGCACTAAATACTAAATACCCTtattccctttcacccctttgtcCTGCTAGGCGATAGTGCGGGTCCCCTCGCCATCTCCTcttcactcctcctcctccaaacTAAAGGGCGACAAATCCCGCCGTTGTTGGAACTAAAGGCCAATTCACGAGGAAGAACATCACGCAAGAATCAAGCGTCATGGAGCGAAATtgtggcttaacccgcttggctgagggcggACCTCCCGGCCAGGGGACAAGGAGACCAGGACCTCCAAGCAGGGTggccaaggggcagctgcagaggtggaggtgggatgcaagagaCATGCAttagagagagatagagagataGGGAtctcattcaattcaattcaattcaactttattgtcattaaacttacacaggtgcatagtataatgaaaagtgtttctcattagtcactcaggtgcagtatataaataggacagaagataagacaatagacagttacacaatagcaataacagtaacatgtaataacataacataaataacatgtatcTCATAGGTGTTTACAGCGtttgggagaggaatggattgtcaggagcgattgctaattactgacagctgagtccgATCgagcttggttgttgtcatccctcccgaacttttgttataaactccatttagtGTTGGTGTTGATATTGGTATTGGTATTAGTGGTATTAgtatcagtatcagtatcagtattagtattagtattgtCAATGAAGAGTTAGATTGTGTAGCTGAGGGCTCGGCTGGAACAAAACCAATCAGGATTGGGAACAGGTGCATCAGAGAGTGGAGTCCTTACCAAATTCAGTGACTAAATTTCCATTTCTCTAATCATGTATTCTCCTCTCCTGAGCTGTATTCCATTAGGGAATTCAGTTAATTCagtaaaggtgtttttttttcaaaggtaaACGCTGACTAGAATTGTACAAAGCACCCCCACAGGCTCGAAGGTCTGATCTGGTCCTCGCTAGTACATCCCAAAGATCAGCCCAGACACCAGGATCAGCATCCCTGCAGAGAGCAGAAGCAACAGAGAGACGTTACTTTCTGAGTGTGAGAGCAGCTGTAGTTATTTCAGGACAAGGCTAACCAGTTCcagcaaaagaaaacacaatctaCAGGTGAATAAACATGTGAGTTCACCTGCATTTGATCTTGCACGGAATCACATGTGCCCTGTGTTAATATACAATAACACATGATGTGGGTCCACTGCACAGTCTAAATGTTcagctccaggcaggacagAGCACCTCGGCTCATTACTTGCTACATTCCTTAACAGGATAAAGCCCCCCCAAGATACGGTACACCATCTTGTTTCTCAAAGGGGTCCTGTCAGAACGCTTAAAGAATATTTCTACAAAAATAAACCAACAAAATACAACACAGGCATTACAACCAagcaaaagaaatgaaatgatcTTTTAGCCCCTTTTTtatcactttattggtcatatacaatttcttgcattaggaaccAAAGTTTAACACTCTGTGCAAGCATATATGATATGTCTCCGTTATggttataagataagatcactttattggccatacacaatttctATTATAaacttgtcttttcacagaccccagcttgctctccatgagacacacacacagggagagaagctgggggtcagagcacagggtcaggcatttatacagcacccctggagcaactggggttaaggactttCCTCAAGGGCCCagcagagtaggatttctctaccggctgcaggatttgaaccagcaaccttccagccacaggtacagatcctcagccactgtgccactgctccacctgCAGATGGGCTGCTCAGTGTTTGAATGTCTCTTGTTTACCTGAAACCCACATTCTGGATGATAAATGGGACCTACAGTGGGGGGATACACAGGAAATTGAAAGTGCTCTAATCTCGGCGCACAGGTCCACAAAATGCACCTTAATACCTCCTCTCCCCCATATTGAATCTGGGGCTAATATCTTCCTGGAGTGGAGCACCCGTTAATACCTTGAATTATTTTGGAAAGCATGTGCGGTACAGGCCTGGTTAGGCCTGGTTCAAAGGAACCCCTTGGACAACATGACTGAAGTTTCAGATTTTCAGATGTCTGTATATAGGACACACAGTAGAAAgaaaaatccagaataaaaacagggaaaaataaaccccaacaaacacatttttttgtctttcttcgAAAGTTGCTTCCTTGAAGCACGGCACACCTAGAATGtaacttttgctttttatgtCTTCTCTAATATGTCTACTAAGCTTGAATGAAAATTTCAGTCATtgaacaaatataaaaacatctgCATGGATTGGTATGAAGGTTTGGGACATGGAATGGTTTTCTTAgccttgcaaaaataaaaatcaaataataaaaaataataaaaggaataaaatatGAACTATTTTTACTGTTGCATTTCACTACTGCCAGTCCTAGAGAGGTgtcttttaatgtttaatataataataataataataataataataataataataataataataataataataataataataataataataataataataataataataataataagttcaggtgggtagctgcgtcagcatgcgtaggctgcaaaggaacaagtaattggtttattccatgctgaaaaaaagaaaaaagagaacataacatttcggccgtggagccttcttcaggtgtgcctaataataattataacccctggagcagctggggttaagggccttgctcaggagcccaacggagtaggattcctctaccggctgcaggatttgaaccagcaaccttccagccacaggcacagctcctgagccacagagccaccgctccgccccatgGGTCAAAGGTGTGCTTTTACAGTTTTCTTGCACTTTTCCAGTTTGTACAGCGTGCATATTATAGAGAGGGGTGAAGGTGGTGAGAATTCTCTGGATGACAGCTATTTCTACCGATTGGATGACATGTTTCCACAGCCGGTTTGTTTCAAATCTCTttgttccactatccattaGAGCTGTCGATGTcaaatgtcaaggataaacacaattttgactcttacaacccCCTCgagtgcaatatgttttgtgatgtgttataaatgttccacgttgttatgtgttatacaTGTGCAGAagagtgatgtgcaatgtttttcttagttTGTGATAGactaatgtgcaatgtttttcttttcttcttctttttttcctttttttggtatctcctttctttttttgtttgcattctatttaaatggcCAGGAGTGCTGTGTGTCCTGAAAACATTTCCCCCAGGAGACAATAAAAATCTTATGTTATCTTCTCTCCCCCTCAGACCTGGAGAAGCCTCAGTAGCTGGAACAGTGTGTTTCCTCTTTCTGTTGTTCAGTGTGGAAGTAATCACTGCCTGTTCCCTTGCAGCTCATGCACACTGGTGCAGCTCCCTGCTCACGCTTTTTAACTGTGATCAGTGTTTTACAAGATGGTATGGAAGTGGAttggtgagcattgctgtctcacagccctggccctggggtgctatctgggtggagtctgtatgttctcccgtGTCTGACTGCAGGTGACCTAATATGACGTGAATATGACAATTAACCCTAACAATCAGAGGGTGTGATTGAGGAATTCAGATTTAAGTTAATCTCCCAACTAAACAGGCACGTTCTGCCTGAACAGCCTCAGGGTAAATGAGGAATGGTCACCTGCCCTGTACTATCTTCCTTCACTATTAACAACCTGGGTTGCTACCTAGGTGGAGTTTGTGTTTTCTCGGTTTCGTCCTACCACCCAAAGCCTTGCTGGTGGgtactggccctggtgtgagtgtactATTGTCTGTATCTGTCTGTGCCCTTTAATTGactggtgtaccctgccttgcgcccattgcctgctgggatagactctgagGGAATGAGCTAAAAGTTTTGactaaaagtttgtattatatCTTGTTGGCTATGTATTTCTGTTCTTATATTTTACCAACTCCGTCTCAGGATGTCTTGTCTCAAAAAATAATATAGTGACACTGCATCTTTAGGCATAGCTGGCATAGTTCTCAGGAAATTGACCGAGTGACCTCTCCTGGAACAAATGGTATATTCAGTTTACAAGCAGAAAGGGCTGCTTGTCACGCAATCCagcagtaaagaaaatataGGTACTGGTCAGCTTTCTAGAATGACCATATAAAGCCACGATGCAAGCAGAGATTCATGTGGGATTGTATCTTGTATTGTTTGGTTCGCTGTGTGAAAGAGCACTGTAGGCATTGTCTTTGGAGTCTTGCGTACCAGAACAAGactcccatatgcatatgaaataaagatgaCTCTCAACACACAAACGCGCGGCTGACGCCCTTTGTTTGGCACAACAACTCTGACCCCTGTATGACCCTGGCTGGATCACgtgggttagaaaatgaatggatggggTACTGGGCATCACAGCCTTTGAAGAGGCTCGGGCTGCTCTGAAATGGGTGTTGGGGAATGGAATTCCAGGAATGGACTCCTGATGATCCTGACAAAGCAGGGAGATGTCTTACCGTCCACTGCGGTGAGGGCAGGAGCGCTTGCGCTGTACAGGGACAGCACCAATTTTCTCTGAGTTTGGAGCCGGACATCGGGTGCGCGCAGTGTGCCTGTGAATAGTGAAACACACCCCACCTCAGCTGCTGCTGTCTGCCCTTGAAAAGGGGGCTGGTTGAAAAGTGACTCTGCCGAGTCATGAAACTACCTGCGGTTATTTGGACCTGTGTGGTTGGAGAATGATTGTACTTCTGGCTTAAATAATGATCCTGAAATATTACGAAACAAGCATGAGTTTGGGGCTCACACTGTTGCTACCAAGTACTGCACTCACTGAGGAGACACCAAGCAAGACTTGGCATCCTGTACATTGTGTGGTGATTAAATAACTATATTTCTAACTATATATAACTATATTTTTCCCCTGACATTGTAACAGTTTAGTGAAAGAAAATCCAATGGAAATACTTTTGTTTCGTGTTATTTTACTCTGTCCCTCTATGTTAACTCTGTTAACTCTGTGTTTCTCCTGTGTTGTTGGATGTGATTGGGCAGGAGAGCTCAGTGTTCTTGTCTGGGAATGGCCATGAGCCAGACATGCAAAGGAGCAGGGAAAGTTTATCCcatactgaaaggaaaaggaatgaaatacaattttgggtgtggagccttcttcgggtgtgaagaaggcacctgaagaagactaACCAAAATGTGGTGTTtaatttcttttcctttcagcatggaataaacctttacttgttcctttgcagactacacatgctgactcAACTACTTCCTATGGGTTTCGCAAGGCAGACGTGATGTGTAGTGGCACCGACAATATCTTTTGTAGCCCCACCTTTCATAGCCCACCTCTACTAAACCCTCTCAAACCCAACACCAGCCTATCTCAACTCAACCAACCCCAACCCAACACCGAGTTATCTCAACTCAAACCAGTCTATCCCAAACTCAACTCAACTCAATCCAATCCAACCTAACATCAATTTATCCCAACTCAGCCCACCCCAATCCAACATCAATTTATCTCAACCTTACCCAGCCTACCCAAACTCAGCCAACCCAAACCCAACACCAACTTATCTCTGCTCAGCCCAGCCTATCCCAACTCAACCCACCCCAACCCAACATCAATTTACCTCAACCTAACCCAGCCTACCCCAACTCAACTCAACTCAACCCAATCCAACCTAACATCAACTTATCCCAACTCAGCCCAGCTTCCCCCAACTCAACTCAACACAACCTAACACCAGCTTATCTCAACTCAACCCACCTTACGCCAACTCATCTCAACCCATCCCAATAAAACACCCTCTTGACTAACACCAACCTACCCTAATTCAAATTACACCAGCAAAACAACAATGTAACCTTCCCCAACTGTCCCCACCCCCACACAACACTTACTTCTCTCAGCTCAGCCCAAGCCCACCCAGCACTAAGCTGTACATGTCAGATAAGATTTAAGAACATCGACTGGGACTGAAGGTGAGAGTCTGTTCCTGTCTGGGAATGATCTTTCACCTCTTACAAACAGAGCTAGCAGGTAACAGGAGGAACAGACAGAAACATTACCGTCTGTAAAATCCCCAACAGCCAGAGAGATGTTATAGAGTGTTGTAGCTTTGCCATTTGATATGGTGAGATTTCTCGCAACGAAGGTGCAGCTAATTATGTTATTGTTTGCAGAGCCAGTGACGTTGTAAACTGTGTTCTGGAATGAAAGAGAGATGATAGTCATGAGGATTATGCGTTTTAACATCAGCGCACCCCAACCCAACGTCAACTCAACTCACACCAGCCCAATACCAACCTGCCCCAACACTACCTTTCTCAGCCCGACCCCTCCTAACCTTCAAGCTATTTATAACAAGAAATGAAAGAGCAAAAATTAGATCTATAGCCCATCAACGTGAGATAGAGATCAAAAACTTTCTTTGACAGTTCTTTGAACAGTTCATTTTCAAGTGAGTGTTTGACTTTCATTCCCCTTAACCTTTATcttgattttcttctttttctgaaCACCATTGCTTGACAATTAATTTGTTATGGCACCTGCCCGATTGCGTATCTCCAGGAGGCCACTGGTGGAACAGCAATAGCGTGGCACTCTAGGAGTGTATAGTGCATGCACATTGGAATTCGTATTTCATGCATAGTACAGCACACAACACAGTATGCCAGGCAACACCACACAACGTAGATGGCACATTACAAGATAGTACATAACAGTACTTAATAAGTAGTGATAGTAGGTACAGCTAATATAAAAATCACTAAATACATGACAGACAACAACATATCTATGGTAggcaacaaaaaatacattgttaTCCAAATCAAAAATGTATAGCGCAGAGATGTATTGGGGTCTGAGGCATTGCACAGTTAGCTGTTTATGATGCACACTGCCATAGAGCAGAAGCTGTTCTAAAGCCTAGTGGAGAAGATGTTTGAGTCATTCCAGGCCCTCATCTCCTGTTTTGAATTAGGTGTCTTCAGATTTGTAAAAATCTGTGACAGGTCAGTGTTTCAGAGTTTGTCTGTTTGATGTTCACCCTCCTGTGGCTTCAGGGTTCAGAGGTCACAGAGAAGAATTCCATAATGTCCTGCACCCCCCAGCACTGCCTCCAGTACAGACCCCTCCCCCAGATAAAGACACTTACATTGAAAATGTTTGGTATCAGGCTGGATCCATTACTTGAGTAGACTGTGTGATAGAACAGTGTATCGCCAGCATTCTGAGCACACACAAAGGCATCTCCCTGTGGACACAAGGAAAAGGCAGGCATGTCTACTGTCACACTGACGATAAGACAATCTCTGAGtgacaaatgtattattttcttataggagttatatttacaatttaaaaaaaaacaggttatcTATAGGGCAACAACAAGAGGTATAAGACTGACTGGATCAGGGATCTACAGGGCCTGTCACGTTTGCAAACCCCTCCTcctaagggcgctccagcccttccttgtttgtcTGGTTGTTTAATCGTCTGTctcggatggatcgcctggccttggacttttgctctgttttggatttcccttttgacTTAtccctggattgtttgcctcggccacacctcccccgaccaccagcactccatggacactccccccctgttttcattcccgtaTCCTACATGCctttttcccagtgtttcctcactctaccctggattgtgtcatctgcatagggtccggaaagaccTCTTCCTgacaggaccagggctggagactcCTGTACTGACTGGATCCGGGATctacaggaccagggctggagactcCTGTACTGACTGGATCAGGGATCTACAGGATCAGGGCTGGAGACTCCTGTACTGGCTGGATCCGAGATctacaggaccagggctggagactcCTGTACTGACTGGATCGGGGCTGAACAtgaccagggctggagacccctgtactgactggatcGGGGCTCTACAGGAAGCATGACAGCAGTATGTTAATTAGGCTGCTGTCTATTGCCAAGCTTACTTGCGGAAGGAGTGTTGTTTTATATTCTGCTTAACTGTCTTAACTTGTTTCTTGatatgtaaatacatttcaaacaattttttttaaaggaaagcaGGGTAAATGAGTAACAACATCAATTATCATTTGTTTTCAGGAAGAAGCAACATTTAAAGCCACCACATTTAGTtgggaaacaaaaaaactgaattcaGTCATTTAGCTGTGAACTGTCTAAAAGGCCAGAGAGTACGACACTGAGTTCATCAAGGATTCCCAAGATGGCTCCCTTTCTGGTGGCGTTACTGAATGCATACTGTACCGTGCTGTTGCCGGCGGTTGTTAAGATGGCAGCGATGTAGCCGCTCGAGTTTCCCTGGAGATTAAAAGAGATGCCGGTGGCGCTCGTTGTGTCTATAGCGGTTGACGCAAAGAGACAGTTTCCACTGGTGGCCGGGTCACAGCCTGTGGGAGTCTCAATGCAGAATTTAGTAGCTCCACAGCCGTTCCGGGTGATGTttccctgtggagagtgagaaATAGAAATGAATCAAGACAGTTCAAGCTGTACCTCACAGGTCTCATACGAACAGCTTTAATGCACTTGGCAGTTTGGGGGGTTGAAGTCTTTTTTCATCTGATGCTACTCGTTTATTAAAAATGGTCTGAGGCTCAGCGACCTGTGAGACTACCAAGCAGGTCCTGACGGTGCGTTTCCCTCAGAGCAGGGCGACGCGCCGTCGGTGTCTCACGACCGCTCTGCCTGTCGACGGCCGCGAGACAGCGAGCGCGTGGAGGCCTCTCACCGTGAACGGAGCTGCCACAGTCTGTCCGTCCACAAGAACCGTCAGGCCCAGGAGCAGGAGGGCGACGCTGAGTCTTTGATCCAtctggaggaggagaggaatAGGATCGTTCCACGTGCAGTAGTAGTAGAGTGCAGTGCTCTATAGTGATATAGCAGCCTATGGTACAGTGCTGTACACTATAGTAGTAGAGTGCCGTGCTCTATAGTGATATAGCAGCCTATGGTACAGTGCTGTACACTATAGGAGTAGAGTGCAGTGCTCTATAGTGATATAGCACACTATGGTACAGTGCTGTTCACTATAGTAGTAGAGTGCAGTGCTCTATAGTAATGTAACGCaatgggggctcaggcgggcacccttgccgcatctggtcggccccatcccgactggaggctcgaacccgggacttccgcgtctctctgcagcgacccagccccgtgagctaaagagagatctctttacagcccagtagctgtggtcctgctatcacagggaagggcggtgacgtcacccgctctggtacgccggctcttacacacagtgcttgtcagccgtaagcgttacactctcccccgcttaaatcgccgtccccggcgaagggctatcccgccccactctgacaccaatgtaacgcgacgggggctcaggcgggcgcccttgccgcatctggtcggccccatcccgactggaggctcgaacccgggacttccgcgtctctctgcagcgacccagccccgtgagctaaagagagatctctccacagcccagtagctgtggtcctgctatcacagggaagggcggtgacgtcacccgctctggtacgccggctcttacacacagtgcttgtcggccgtaagcgttacagtaaTATAGCAGCCTATGGTACAGTGCTGTACACTATAATAGTAGAGTGCAGTGCTCTATAGTGATATAGCAGCCTAATGTACAGTGCTATATACTATAGTAGTAGAGTGGAGTGCTCTGTAGTGATATAGTAACCTATGGTAAGTTACAGATATAGTATCCCATAGTTTACTATAGTAGTAGAGTGACACAAGTTACAGTAGAGTGCTTTATTCTGTAGTAACACATTGTAAGGTTTAAAACAGTACAGTGTAGTATACTTTAGTAGTAGAATGCTGTAAATAGTGACCTTGAACACAGTATATTGTACTACACGATGGTAGTACAGTGTAGTAACCTATTGTAAATCCTTTGCTCACAAATATAGCACAGTAGCTATGCATACATACAAATTCACAGAGCttagaaaaatgatttttttattcttgagaGGTTTTTCTTTAGAAAGTGATTAGAAATCATAAAATTGAAAACGAACCAATgacaaatatattttcacaCTAGATTGGAGTTTGTTATTCAAACAGATTCCCACTTGGGTACTGTTCCTTCTCATCTTCAATAATGCAGTAATGAACCTGCTTCAGAATAGCTTTCTTACTGCTGTCATGTGTCCATCTTGATTGATCCTTAGTATGAGGGAAGCTGGGATTGTAGTTCAACAGTCTGATAGATtacataacatttatttttgatcattttaaactaaaattgTCTTGCTGTACAAGCACAAAGCACACTACAGTGTAAATATGGATATTCTGTATACATGCATTTCCAGTTAATACACATATTAACTGGCAGAAGCACAGCTGTAAGTGAAGGCGATGGTAGAGAAACAAGAGGAGTCAGGGTCAGCCCGAGCTCAAGAGAGCGGACAGAGTCTTGCCTTGTTCCTGCAGGTCAGCTGTGGGGCTTCTCTCCAGTGAGCTGCAGTGTCTTCTCTCCCGTCCAGATGCAGAATGACAGGTTCCTGAGGCTGTGCCCTTTTGTATCAGGTGTTACACAAAAGAGGAACGATGATATGGAATAATTTGGGATATCTTCCTTTAAATTAATGGAACATCTCTCTTCCTTGTTCATTCATGAGACCTGTGTATTTAAAGATACTAAGTGTCTCAGGGACATAtaatgcaatgtactgtatagtgtacaATGCATCAGTTATTGAACTCTTATCTCTACATGGGTCGATTTGCATGGGAGGCAGGTGTTTTTATCTCCCACACTGTAAGACCTGCTCCATTACAGTTGTTTATTGTGCAAACAAGGCAAATTAAATTTCCAGGAACAGACCAGCATCTATGTTTTTATGGGCTCTGAATGTATGATGAATGCAGCCTTTCGTTAGAAAGTTgaacattaaaatgttatttgttaTGTGTTTTGTTCACTTTTGTCAAATCATAATGACTCTCACTGTAAAATCCTTTGAGGGTTCTAACTGTGATGTTGTGATCAAGTTGCAAAGAGTTTGCTCATAAAGGCTTTGCAATGTGCCTCCAACAACGATCATCTTTCATTGCTCTCAGTATAGTTGGTGGGTCACAAAAGTTAATGAGGGTTTCTGTCTTCCCAGTGGATCTTACTGCACAGTAGACCTCAGACACAAGTGCTCACAAGGGCTCTAACTCATACTTTTATACTCTGTGGTTCAGGTTTTGCTGTTTTATCTGAACTGGTGCACAATGGGTTATAGCATCAACACCTTGGAGGACTGGATATTTTGGAATTCGTTTTCCTCGGTCGTGATTAAAAAGGCTTAGAAACTGGCCTATTCAAGCACAGTCACGTTTAAAGCACAGTCACGCAAGTGTGCAAGATGCGCAAGTGTGCAAGGTGTGCAAGATGCTAGTTGATCGCTCTAAATCTAAAAGAGCTGTGGTTCCTAATACAGACCCCTGTAGTACTCCTCTGTGGGCAACCTTTAAGGATCACCAGTCTGCTGCAGgtagtgttggtggaccagtaggttgTGCTCTTCCCTGTGAATTAACATTTCCAAACCTAGTGATGGGGGAGACTGTAGTCATTACACAGAGGTCCAGCCTAATTGGTCACTAAAGATCCCGTGGCACTCTTGAAAAGATTTAAGGTTATTAAAAAGGTACTGCAGTCCCAAGTTCTCAGAgctgttattaaatcttggtaacaaaataaatgatttgatggtattgcaatattttacaaattccaaattGAACACAAAATTGCGCACTTTGTATAGTCGCTGTGATGTCGAGAGTTCCCGAAAATTGTGACGTGAAGTgacctttcctgctcactagtcagtGAAATGACTAGAATTTGGAATTCAAGGACTAAGAGTGCCAGAACCTACACAACCATTGTAAATCTGGCACAACTGTAGTCCTAAtacagacccctgtggtactcctCTGTGGGAGACCTGGCCCTGTTGCTGTCCTTTCAATGATGTTAGAATTGCCTGTTAGCACAGAATCTGCCATCACTCAAATCTCTATCCTGGCATTTAGGTACAACCAGATCATCGGTTTGATGTTTTGTTATTCCCTGGAGTTCTGTTCCTAACTCTTCTCCCTGTGGATCTCCCTAACCTGGCAGGTTCTCTTGGACTCTTGCTCTATTCCATTCCAGCGGTAACGATTTGGTCTTTCTCCGTGGATCAACGTCCTCAGTCAGATTGTAATCTGTTGTATCTAGCTGGAGGGGTTTCGCCATGGAATAGCATAGAGAGGACAAGAAAGCTAAAGGTCTTCCTCCATGCATCCCAAGTTAGGTCAATTGACTAATGCCTCTGATTGTTTACCTTGGCTTGGAGAAAATCCTTGAAAAACCACTGACTGGATGTTAGGATTGCTGCTGAGGTCTTTGGAATGTGTTCTGCTTGCAAACTGAAAGCGCCGACTAGGTCTTGATTTAGTTTCCTCAGCTGCAAGGAGACACCGCTGTTGACTCAGGGTCCTTCATGCAAAATCTCAC contains:
- the LOC107077258 gene encoding putative ferric-chelate reductase 1, yielding MDQRLSVALLLLGLTVLVDGQTVAAPFTGNITRNGCGATKFCIETPTGCDPATSGNCLFASTAIDTTSATGISFNLQGNSSGYIAAILTTAGNSTGDAFVCAQNAGDTLFYHTVYSSNGSSLIPNIFNNTVYNVTGSANNNIISCTFVARNLTISNGKATTLYNISLAVGDFTDGTLRAPDVRLQTQRKLVLSLYSASAPALTAVDGMLILVSGLIFGMY